From the genome of Planococcus sp. MSAK28401:
CTGGTGTTCCTGCCCCTCGATAAAAAACGTTAATTTTGCATTCTCTTTTTTGTATAATTTGGAAAGGGAAGGCGCATCTCCATGCAAAGCAGGACGGATAATTAAAGTATCTTTATCACTCTCATTTTTGAAAAGTGGATCTTCTCTTTCAAAAACGATGTATTGATTTGGCTTCACATACTTTACCACATACCCTGCAGCGACCCATGCCTGATAGTGCCTTATATATGATTTCTCTTTTTTCCACCAACTGTGATTCAAATATGCACTGCTCGGGAGACTATATCCCATAATTTTCTCGATCTCTGTGAATTTTAATGTAATGATTTGATTCGTCGATTCTGAAAAGTACATAGCTAACGAGCGATATTTCTTTTCCAATGCTGTCACCACTCAATCCCTCCTACTAAAAAAGTTATTTTGTCATTTTGTAACGTCCATTTATGCTACTTAGAAAAAAACGCCGCAAAGAATCGTGGGATTCCTTGCGGCGTTGCTAGTAGCGCCATAGTCTAAAGCACATCACCTATTTACGTCATTCAATTAGATACGATTAAGAATAAACATTTATAGTTGTTGATTTCATCTATACGGTAAAAAACAAACGGGACAAGCAACGATCTGACTGTCTAATGATATTTTATCTGCATTTATGAGATAATTTCCTCAAAAAAGTCTATGAAAACAGTTCGTTTGTGTCCTTCAATAAATTTAAATACCCACTTTACAAAACAAGTAAACTGGTCAAAATAAGCGTTGTGCTCGTTGTCCTCTTACGTATATATACCGATACGTCCACCTCGTATGAAAATGAGTCACGTGTAGCGCTTCTACTTCTGGAATTAAAAGCGATGATTTATGTTGGTGCCTTGTCTTGCTCTTTTTTCTTTATACATGGCTTGATCGGCTTCCTTCAACATGGAGGACACTGTAGCTTCAGGATGAGGCATAGCTAGACCAATACTAGTCGATACAGACAGCGACATCCCTTCAATTGTCCATGTTTTTTTCATTATATTTCTAATTTTCTCGATGACAGTCAACGCACAATTTACGGAGTCTATATTGGCTAAGAGAATAATAAACTCATCTCCTCCTAAACGCGCCACGACATCGCTTTCAAATACAGTTGTTTCTAAACGTCTGCCAAACTCCTGTATGATGGCATCACCTGTCTCATGTCCCCATTGATCATTTATTTGCTTGAACTCGTCTACATCTAGCAGCATTACGGCAAAATGCTTCTCTTTCACGCGAAAATCAATCAATGCTTGTTCAAGTGACTCCTGAAAGTAGCGACGATTAGGCAGGTTAGTCAACGGGTCACGAAAGGCCAGTAGTTCTAACTTGGCTTCATATTTTTTTTGCAAATCGATGTCTCGAATGATAATTACCATATGGCTGTAAGACTCGGATGCATCAAAAACTGGCTTCGCGAGTAATTCTGACCAAATCCAGTGACCATTTTTGTGCTTAATGCGGATGCGTTTTTTACAAATCTGTTTTGTGAGTATGGCTTCATCTATTGAGGTGTTCAGTGCCTCCTGATCTTCTATATGGACTCTAAGTAGCGCATCATGAATCGTATAATCCTCAGGTTTAATACCGTAAAGCGTTTCTACGGAAGGAGAAATATACAAATTCTCATTCTGGCGATTAATTAAAATAATAACGTCATGAGAATTCTCCGCAATCACTCGAAGGTTCTTTTCACTTTCCATATACAATTCAACCAAATGATCCAGTTCGCGCATATCTTTTAAAATGACATAAAATCCCGTTGTTTGGTCTTTTACCTTAATCGGAATACACTTCGCCAAGACGCTTAACTGCTTATTTTCTTTCTGGAGAACACTGACGCGGAAATCTTTGTATATGCCCCCAATTGCATGTCGAAAATTTATCAGCGCTTCTCGTTGATCTTGAGGAGCAATAAAGTTTAAGACTCTTCGTTTATATAATTCGTCTTCAGGTAATTGCCCAACAACGAGTCCCATTGGATTAGCCCCTGTTATTCGTCCCTTTAAATCTATCGTAAAAATAGCATCTGCATGATGTGCAAATAGCGATTGATAATAAGAACGGCTGGTTTCGAGATTCATTAACGCTTCTACGCTTACTTGCTTGGCTTCGACTTCTCCAGTGATGTCCTGCACAATGCTCACAACATGTGTACATCGCCCTTCTTCATTAAACATAGGAGTAAGGCGAGTTTTGGAATAGCGAAGCTTTCTATGAGGATCTATATAAGTGTCTTCATAGGAGATCGATTCACCACTCGTTAATACCTTCACATATTGGGAATGAATCATTTCGGCTAACTCGGCCGCTTGCGTTTCCATAAAGGTTTTGCCAAGTGAATCTGGTGTTAAGTCCGTCTTATCCATCGCGGCTTGATTGATAAATTCATAAAAAAGCCCATCCTCATCGACCCGGACGATAAATACCATTTCTTGTATTCCGTTCATTAACGCTCGATCGATTGACAATGATGCTTGATGCTGAATCATACATAAGCCCCCTACAATGCTTTTTGACAAACGTTATTTCTCCATATATTTACTTATGATAACAGAATATTCCTCGAAATGTACCTTTTACCCCATAAAAACTTTTTCCATAAAGAGACTTTTTGCTTACTTACTACTGTATCTAGATTAATTCAATATGAATCTTAAGCTTTATCAAAACTACCTAAAAATCTCATGCAATATATGAAGAAAATTGCTTGTTAGTTACTTCCTTTTATTCAGCTACTCCGTCACTTGAAACCTCCCATTCATCCAACCCAACCTACGTTTTGCTGTAAGTAAACATTGCCTCAGATAAATGCGATTTTGAGGCGCAATAAGCTAAATCGCTTGAGATTCTCCCTATACTTCTTATAAAAAATAGAAACTCCAACTATTTTATCGATATTTCTAGGCTTCGAGATAAAATAAATTTCCTCACCCAATTTTTTCTCAAATATGCTTTATTTCAGAAAATACCGATATAACCGCCTTAAATATTCCTTAATATCCCATAAATAAGATCCCTTTTTACCTTTCTTTATTAAAATTAATTTTTATCTTTAAACATATAGTTCATATATATGTATTTAATTTCAAAAAAAATAAATATAACTCGCATTAGTGGGTATATAAGTTGTGTGTCGCTCACTTTATAAAGGGTATTAAGACTCATATTTTATTGAAAAGAGATCTTTTTAAGTAAAAGGTTCGTTGTTCTGCTGATATTGAAAATGTAAGAAAGCAGGCATTTCGAGCTTCAGCGGTATATTTCTTTCGGTAATGCAATAATAAATTCCTTTTGCATTCATTGGACCGAACGTAATGTTCCAACACCACAGAACGACAAGACATTACTTCAGACGAATCCTCTTTTGGAAACTTTTCCCTTCATGATCGAACACCAGAACCCGGGTAAAGTGATCTGCCGTCCGTTAGTTTTTACAAAAAAATTTAAAATGATGCAAAGTCGAAGTGATCGAGCTAGAAATACCTCAGCCATTGATTCTATCTTTCGCTATCATTCAGGAGGTTTTCTATAGAAATACAAGCATTTTAGAAAGTGGAATGGAGAATCAACACAGGATATTTTAAAGAAAAAGCCTGCACAGAATTTATGTGGTCGAAGGTTTGAAAAAATGGAGCATGGCGTAAGAAGCGTTTGTTGCCTGGAGGCATTTCCATCGATGTGAAAAAGACAACGATTATTTGTTTGAGGGACAACCGACTAAAAAAATAAGACAACGTTTCGAGTGTGGAAGCAAAAAGCGTTAACGAACGCCGTACTTCAACTAATAAAAACGATTGAGATTGAAAGGAATTTAAACCAATGACTATAGCGCTTGAAAAAAAATATATTCCCTTAGCAAACTATTTTTCCATGGCAACAGAACCACTCCTGACGCTACACCTTTCTGAAGTTGAAAAGATCATTGGCCAGAACCTACCTAACAGTGCCTATTTAAATCAAAGTTGGTGGGAAAAGACTAAAGCGCCCTCTAAGTATTTTCATGCTTGGATCGACCATGGCTACAGAGTCAAGGAATTTAAACCAAATCGTTTTGTCAGTTTTGAAAGAATGGATCTTCTGGATAAAAACGGCGGAAATAATGATTATGAAAAGAAAGATATTTTGCTTATTCGCCAAGCTAAACATAGTGACGCTCGCTTTCTAGCAGAGTTGCAGAAGCAAATTGAAGGAGAATCGGACTTTCTATTGTATGGAAAAGAGGAACGAGCACTGTCTACACAAAAAATGAAAAAGCAGATTATTGAGTGGAATCAAAGCGGTCATTCAATCGCCTTTCTTGCTATTTTAAACGGGGAACACGTCGGTTATTTAATGGTCGTAGGAAATGAGGCCAAGCGAGCTAGTCACCGTGCTGCTTTGCTTCTTGGGATTCAAGCTGATGCACAAGGGAAAGGAATTGCTTCCTCCCTTCTTCAAAAAGCTGAAGAATGGGCTGCTA
Proteins encoded in this window:
- a CDS encoding GNAT family N-acetyltransferase, which produces MTIALEKKYIPLANYFSMATEPLLTLHLSEVEKIIGQNLPNSAYLNQSWWEKTKAPSKYFHAWIDHGYRVKEFKPNRFVSFERMDLLDKNGGNNDYEKKDILLIRQAKHSDARFLAELQKQIEGESDFLLYGKEERALSTQKMKKQIIEWNQSGHSIAFLAILNGEHVGYLMVVGNEAKRASHRAALLLGIQADAQGKGIASSLLQKAEEWAATNTITRLELIVSDENTPAQKLFEKNGYEPEGIRKNSIITNNKLHNEIYMAKFLDSPKRTRASNSYYAQ
- a CDS encoding DUF7662 domain-containing protein, which translates into the protein MTALEKKYRSLAMYFSESTNQIITLKFTEIEKIMGYSLPSSAYLNHSWWKKEKSYIRHYQAWVAAGYVVKYVKPNQYIVFEREDPLFKNESDKDTLIIRPALHGDAPSLSKLYKKENAKLTFFIEGQEHQETSEKGFRQQITACNQIGHSVILLAILNGEHVGYMKITGNELKRAAHRAVVELFIQDIEYDLDVFLVLCENQKNGQKKKASNVLNLRC
- a CDS encoding sensor domain-containing protein; amino-acid sequence: MIQHQASLSIDRALMNGIQEMVFIVRVDEDGLFYEFINQAAMDKTDLTPDSLGKTFMETQAAELAEMIHSQYVKVLTSGESISYEDTYIDPHRKLRYSKTRLTPMFNEEGRCTHVVSIVQDITGEVEAKQVSVEALMNLETSRSYYQSLFAHHADAIFTIDLKGRITGANPMGLVVGQLPEDELYKRRVLNFIAPQDQREALINFRHAIGGIYKDFRVSVLQKENKQLSVLAKCIPIKVKDQTTGFYVILKDMRELDHLVELYMESEKNLRVIAENSHDVIILINRQNENLYISPSVETLYGIKPEDYTIHDALLRVHIEDQEALNTSIDEAILTKQICKKRIRIKHKNGHWIWSELLAKPVFDASESYSHMVIIIRDIDLQKKYEAKLELLAFRDPLTNLPNRRYFQESLEQALIDFRVKEKHFAVMLLDVDEFKQINDQWGHETGDAIIQEFGRRLETTVFESDVVARLGGDEFIILLANIDSVNCALTVIEKIRNIMKKTWTIEGMSLSVSTSIGLAMPHPEATVSSMLKEADQAMYKEKRARQGTNINHRF